The genomic segment CAGAGGGACGACAGTGTCCTGAGCGCAGCCTGACGGTACCGGTCGGACTTTGTTTTGTCCCCGACGAGGGTACTCAGCTCAAGAAGACCCGAAGCGGCGATCGCGGCAGCTGCTGAGTCGCGCGGCTCATCGGGAATTCCGGGTGCGAAGAAATCCCAGTACGGTACATAATCATCGGGAAGGTGACTGATGTAAAAATCCGCGATTTTGCATGCCGTTTCGAGGAAAACGGAATTTCGGGTCTCACGGAAAGCCATGGCAAATCCGTACAGCCCCCAGGCCTGCCCTCGTGACCAGGTGGAATCGTCGCGGTACCCCTGGGCGGTGTATTTCCCGAGAACTGCGCCCGTATCGGGATCGTAGTCGACGACATGGAATGTGCTGCCGCCCTCGCGGACATGGTTTACCTTCGTGTTGAAGGCATGTTCTTCGGCGATGAGGGAAAGCTCGGAGAAGCCGCCGTTTTTAGCGGCCCAGAACAGGAGTTCGAGATTCATCATGTTGTCGATGATGACCGGGTATTTCCACCGGTCGTTCGACCCCCAGGACTGGATGACGCCGGTCGTCCGTTTGTACCTCGTTGCGAGCGATTCGGCGGCGCGGATCATGATCGGTTTGTACGCCTCGTTGCCGGTAAGACGGAGCGCGTTTCCGTAGCTGCAGTAGATCATGAAGCCCACATCGTGGTTGCCGGTATAGTCCTTGACCGGTTCGAGCGCCTCGGTCCACCGTATCGCCGCCGCCCTGAGCGAATCGTCATGGCTGTACTCGTAGATGTACCAGAGGCATCCGGGAAAGTGTCCGCTCCGCCAGTCGTACATATCCCCCGTTTTCCATGTGCCGTCCGGCAGTGTGCTCACAGGGAACCGTTCCGGGTCCTTCACGAATGCCACCGATTTTTTGAGCTGCCCGACACTGTATTTGAGCGCATGATCGACACGGCGGTCAAACTCGGTCGAGCGCGGGGAACAGGAAAATGTACACAGAACAAAACAGGTCAGTGAGTAATACACGAGAGAAATGGAATTTTTCATTATCGGCTCCCGGGATTGAATAAAAAGTGTATAAGATTATTTTTCCCGCCCTGTAACGGCGCCCGCTATCATTCTTCCAGCTCATCGAGCGGCCGGTACGCTTTCGGAATGCCTGTCCTGACGACATCCTTTTCGAGAAACTGTTTGAATGTCGCGTTGGTCCAGAACTTGGCCACTCTCACAAGCTCGCGGGATGCCGCCGTACGGTCCCCGGCGTGGTAGCGTTCGAGCGCCGTCTTCAGGTGTTCGCAGGCCCTGACGAGTAACTCGTGCGCTTCCGGGTTGGTGAACGAGCCGTCCCCGAGCGCGCATGCCGGTACCGAGGTTTCGTATTCGAACGAACCGTCCGTCATGTTCTCGAGATACCCGTCCACGATGTCCCAGGGTGTGCCCATGTACATGGAGAATACTTCCTCGTCGGTGAGCTTGCGGCGGCCTTTGCGTTCATCGTCAAGGGCGGCTTCGGCGAGACGGAGGGCAAGCTCGACCGCTTTCGGGCGCGCCTTGTCGATATACGCCGTATGAACCGGGAGCCCGCCGATATAACGGAAGCTGTAACCGGCGGCTTTTTTACAGTGTTCCTCCACCGCTTTTTTCTGAAATCCCTGGTTCGAGGCGCATGCGATGGAAGCGAAAGGCGTCCCGTGCGAAAATCCCTCCCATACCGTGGGATAGACGCGTTCGAGAAACACCCGTGTCATGGCGCTCATTCCCCAGCCGTGGACGGGATCGATAACGAAGAGCGCGTTCGCACGCTTGAATGCCCGGTAGAGGACACCCTCGCCGCGTCTGCCCCAGTCATCGTCGAGAACACAGCCGGATCCGGTATTCCTGATGCAGCTGAAACAGCTCGTACAGGGTTTGAACGTGTAGTCGTGGAGATGAAAGGCTTCGACATCGATGTGCTCGACCTTCGCGAGAGTTTCCACCACCGTTTTCATGAGTGATGCGGTAAATCCATTTTTACGGCCGCTCGCCTGAGTGACCATGATATACGCCATTCGATGTCCTCCCCGTATCAGTGGAACATATCTGCGTTTTGATGAAAAAGAATTTTAAAAACTGTTGATAACGCCATAAATAATATAGGTAAAAAAATTACGAGAACAATGATATACACGGGTATATGGTGAAAAATTAAACTGGATATCCCTTTTGATAAACATGGAAAATGGTTTAATCAGAAATATATGATTTCTTCGACACTATGTGATCCCCCCTGCCTGCGGCATCCCCCCTTGTTAAGTGGGGAAAAAAGCGGACAGGGGAACGGTTGGCTCCCCCTTTGTTTTATAAGGGGGAAACGGCGAAGCCGAGGGGGATCAATGATATTGCTGATTTAAGGGGATAACCGCACCGCAATTCTCCATGAGTCTTTGTTTTTTTCCCCGCGCACTGTATATTAACGATATTGTGGAAAATGTGGTTGCAGCAGGTTTTCGTTTTTGTATATTTACAATCGCTCTATTGCAGGAAATCCGTATAAAAATACTTTAATAAATACGTATCTCGTATATTTTATGAAAGGAAACAACATGGATAACCCCTGGAAAAGAATCACGGCGCTCAATGACGAAACCGAAATCTGGTGGGATTCCTCGCCCCTCGTATGGCCGAATTTCAAGGATGAGTTCGCCAATTCCCCGACAGTGCCCGAAGCCGACAGGCAGTGGTTCAGGAGCGAAGTGGACGGCATGTTTTTCGATGCCCCGGTCGGCGGGTGGCTGTTCAGGGGAAGCACCACCAATCCGCCGCTGTCGTGGGCCGTTCTGAAAACCCGCAGGAACGAATGGGATGCGGTCATCACTGAGAAACGGAAAGCCTACCGGGGAAAATCGAAGTATGGGCTGTTCCTCGATGTGTATTTCGAGGTCGTGAAACGCGGTGCGGAAAAGCTGATGCCGTTGTTCGAGGCTTCCGGGGGTAAATACGGCCACATATCCGGCCAGGTGGCGCCGCAGCTTTTTTATAACGAGCCGGCGATGCGCGAGATGGCGGACCAGCTTGCGGACCTTTCACCGAATGTCATGATTAAAATCCCGGGAACCACCCAGGGAATACCGGTATACCGGTATCTTGCCTCGAAGGGAATCGCGACAAACGCAACCTGTGTCTTCACCGTTCCCCAGATAATGGCTGTGGCGAAGATGGTCGCCGAGGGACGGGCACTCCACCTCCGGGAGACGAAAACGCCTCGTTTCGGCTGGCGCGCGGTCTGTACGCACATGACCGGGAGGCTCGAGGACTCGGCTGCCTACCGTGGAGTTGTCAACAAGCAGAACCTCGATATCAGCCCGCTCGATCTTCGGTACTCCTCAGAGGCTATCGTGAAGAAATGCGCGGCCCTCTTCATAGAGCGCAGTCTCCCCATCAAGATGCTCACCTGTTCGGCGCGGCTCCACCGGAAGCAGAACGGCGAATGGTTTTACCCGCACGTCGATATGTTCACCGGCGGCCCCACTGTCTACACCATACCTCCCAAGGTGTTCGGGCAGATCATGATCTACTATAAAAACAAGGAGATAGAAAGCAACTGGAACAGGCAGGTACCACCCGAAATGATAGCAAAGCTGAGCCAGGTCGAGTATTTCCGGCGGGCATATGCCGAGGACGGGTTTGATGTCGAGCAGTTCAACGAGATTCCCTCGGTAAGCGAAAACGAAACCGATTTTGTCGGAGCTGTACGGGAAATGATCGAGTATGTGGGGAGTTTCCTGTAAAATTCCTTTTCATCATAACCCTGATGTATCTGAAAATATTCATAAACACTTTCACCGCGGAGACCTGCTGCGACGGTGCGCCAGCACTGCAAGCCCGGATAAAGTAATTGTTCACAAGGAGGGAATTTTATGTACAAAAACCTGTTGAAAATGGCAGGTATTTATACTGTACTGTTCCTGATGATCGGCATGAATTCTTTTGCACAAAAGACTGATACAACACCTGTTCGTATCCTATTCGATAAAAATTCGGAAAGAATTGACATCGTGACCGGAAAGCAGCTGCCTGATTACACGCAAGCCCGGAGAGGCAGCTTTCAGTTTTATGATAAGAGACTCGATTCACCCACAGATCAGATACAGTATATGTTCTCCTCCATGGTCAGTTCAAACGTAAAAGATATCGTACTTATGCGGAAAATACATTCCCAGAATGTATGGGCGCTTTCAGGATCCGGTGATATTCTGGACCTTAAAACCATAATTGTTGCGGATATCGTTAAAGAATATGCGGTTTCTTTTATTCCCCTGAATCCGACTACCCAAAAACCGGACCGTCGTGTGTATGTTTTACTCCAGGATATGTATCTTATTCAGTGGGCTGATGTCGATCACTGGGCAGCAACCAAAAGTCAGACAGAATATGAATCTGAAAAGGGGATTGTTTATTGATTTGAATCGCAGGGATTAAAACCGTAGATGGACGCTGATGAGTGTAAAAAGAATTGTGGGAAGATGGATACTTGGTACGAACTGTTGGAGATAAAAGTAAGTCTCACCGCGTGCAGGACGGGGCATTCTGCGGGATGTCGGTAACCGCAGAAATAATAAGGCGCTCAGTATAATATCATCGTAAACAGGAAAAAGCTCCGGTTCAGTTGGATTTGTTTGACTGAAGACTGAAGCTCCGCCTTTCAGACGGGGTAATTCACTCTTTCCATACACGGTCATTCCCGCGAACGGGGTTGATCGGGGATCCCCCTGCCGCCT from the bacterium genome contains:
- a CDS encoding glycoside hydrolase family 88 protein — translated: MKNSISLVYYSLTCFVLCTFSCSPRSTEFDRRVDHALKYSVGQLKKSVAFVKDPERFPVSTLPDGTWKTGDMYDWRSGHFPGCLWYIYEYSHDDSLRAAAIRWTEALEPVKDYTGNHDVGFMIYCSYGNALRLTGNEAYKPIMIRAAESLATRYKRTTGVIQSWGSNDRWKYPVIIDNMMNLELLFWAAKNGGFSELSLIAEEHAFNTKVNHVREGGSTFHVVDYDPDTGAVLGKYTAQGYRDDSTWSRGQAWGLYGFAMAFRETRNSVFLETACKIADFYISHLPDDYVPYWDFFAPGIPDEPRDSAAAAIAASGLLELSTLVGDKTKSDRYRQAALRTLSSLCSPKYLTEGTTSMGILLHGTGSVPHKSEIDVSLVYGDYYFLEALLRYKRGI
- a CDS encoding flavodoxin family protein gives rise to the protein MAYIMVTQASGRKNGFTASLMKTVVETLAKVEHIDVEAFHLHDYTFKPCTSCFSCIRNTGSGCVLDDDWGRRGEGVLYRAFKRANALFVIDPVHGWGMSAMTRVFLERVYPTVWEGFSHGTPFASIACASNQGFQKKAVEEHCKKAAGYSFRYIGGLPVHTAYIDKARPKAVELALRLAEAALDDERKGRRKLTDEEVFSMYMGTPWDIVDGYLENMTDGSFEYETSVPACALGDGSFTNPEAHELLVRACEHLKTALERYHAGDRTAASRELVRVAKFWTNATFKQFLEKDVVRTGIPKAYRPLDELEE